One Engystomops pustulosus chromosome 7, aEngPut4.maternal, whole genome shotgun sequence DNA window includes the following coding sequences:
- the LOC140069001 gene encoding uncharacterized protein, translating into MGSSKKFKEDPNGGKKRSREALSSSEPPKKKPCPEREQGKEAEKALKSRKRPVSPFTGPSQKRMRCGSKAEEEKEPKPGPSKVTPPDSGATMNTKRYSGGEVIGQGSFGQVVKVWDKIKKTSLAIKIVSRGPSFLAEMALRLEKEIMEIAVGSPFLIHSHMSLTTKKHYYFVMDFASGGDLLTYLKTSGRLPKSSVQFYAAEITSAIQFLHGKGYIHRDIKPSNILIASSGHVKLADFGLAVKRTQDIWGNAGTPGYVAPEVLRGGAYNLAADWYSFGVVLFQLATRLHCSQCISSAFPSKGLHRDTANIIKELLDDNPNTRLGLNGCIRSHPFFKGINWEDLEQLRITPPYIPGESKS; encoded by the coding sequence ATGGGATCTTCTAAAAAATTTAAAGAAGACCCAAATGGAGGTAAGAAGAGGAGTAGGGAGGCACTCTCATCATCAGAGCCCCCAAAGAAGAAGCCTTGCCCAGAGAGGGAGCAAGGCAAAGAGGCTGAAAAAGCCCTAAAAAGCAGAAAAAGGCCAGTAAGTCCTTTTACTGGTCCTTCTCAGAAGAGGATGAGATGCGGGTCAAAGGCTGAGGAAGAGAAGGAGCCCAAGCCTGGACCTAGCAAAGTGACCCCCCCTGATAGTGGGGCTACCATGAATACGAAAAGATATTCAGGAGGAGAGGTCATAGGACAGGGAAGCTTTGGACAAGTGGTGAAAGTCTgggataaaattaaaaaaacatctcTTGCCATAAAGATTGTTTCCAGAGGACCCTCATTTTTGGCTGAGATGGCCCTACGCCTGGAGAAGGAGATCATGGAAATAGCAGTAGGAAGCCCATTCCTAATACACAGCCATATGTCCTTAACCACCAAAAAACACTACTATTTTGTGATGGATTTTGCCTCTGGTGGTGATTTACTAACTTATCTTAAAACCAGCGGACGTCTCCCTAAATCAAGTGTCCAATTTTATGCAGCAGAGATCACCTCCGCCATCCAATTCCTGCATGGAAAAGGATATATCCACAGGGATATAAAACCCTCAAATATCCTCATTGCCAGCTCTGGACATGTGAAACTGGCAGATTTTGGCCTGGCAGTGAAGAGAACACAAGATATTTGGGGAAATGCTGGTACTCCCGGATACGTAGCCCCAGAGGTTCTTCGCGGAGGAGCTTACAATTTAGCAGCGGACTGGTATTCTTTTGGGGTTGTGCTCTTCCAGCTGGCCACAAGACTCCACTGCTCCCAGTGTATTTCGTCAGCTTTCCCATCCAAAGGCCTTCATAGAGACACTGCAAATATCATCAAGGAGCTGCTGGATGACAATCCCAATACACGATTAGGACTCAACGGTTGTATTAGATCTCATCCATTTTTCAAGGGCATCAATTGGGAAGACCTGGAGCAGCTGCGTATAACACCACCATATATCCCCGGAGAATCAAAATCCTGA